The Vigna unguiculata cultivar IT97K-499-35 chromosome 6, ASM411807v1, whole genome shotgun sequence genome contains a region encoding:
- the LOC114188752 gene encoding la-related protein 6A produces the protein MEGGEKVPPSTTAAITTAVNATASPLPLVDPSAGPDLTVAETENHAMVSDEEHGHEIDHDHDLDHEHDDEHDPDEHLEHRDHAALPAVSTEDLKLKIIKQVEYYFSDENLPNDKYMLGFVKKNKEGFVPVSVIASFRKMKKLTRDQTFIVAALKESSLLVVSSDGKRVKRLHPLRFNESRDHKLSTVLVENLPEDHSKKNIQRIFHEAGNIKRITINDPYSTSESTKHIKQEMLISNKLHALVEFETIEAAEKAVAMLNNEQDWRNGMHVKLLKRMGKYGHKKQAWKGPTSEKNSSSHASEQIGDEENHGSSEHHEDTHEDEDGEHLSKDKGGQRYKNQGRSRKHKYRAGNGLGHGSTPSTHAAEASKPPPGPRMPDGTRGFAIGRGRPPVPASN, from the exons ATGGAAGGCGGCGAAAAGGTTCCCCCTTCGACCACCGCCGCCATTACAACGGCCGTTAATGCCACCGCCTCGCCTCTCCCGCTCGTGGATCCCTCTGCTGGTCCCGATCTCACCGTTGCGGAAACTGAAAATCACGCGATGGTTTCAGACGAAGAGCACGGTCACGAGATTGACCATGACCACGACCTTGACCACGAGCACGATGACGAGCATGACCCTGACGAACACCTCGAGCACCGCGATCACGCCGCTTTGCCCGCTGTCTCGACGGAGGATCTCAAACTCAAGATCATTAAGCAG GTGGAGTACTATTTCAGCGATGAAAACCTGCCTAATGACAAGTATATGTTGGGTTTTGTCAAGAAGAACAAGGAAGGGTTTG TTCCTGTATCCGTAATTGCttcttttagaaaaatgaagaagcTCACCCGAGACCAGACATTTATTGTTGCTGCTCTGAAGGAGTCTTCACTGCTT GTTGTTAGCAGTGATGGGAAAAGGGTCAAGCGGCTTCATCCACTTCGTTTCAATGAGTCTAGAGATCATAAG TTATCTACTGTTTTGGTAGAGAATTTGCCAGAAGATCATTCAAAGAAGAACATTCAACGAATATTCCATGAAGCTGGAAA TATAAAGAGGATAACAATTAATGATCCATATTCTACTTCAGAGTCCACAAAACATATAAAGCAAGAAATGTTGATCAGTAATAAG TTACATGCTCTTGTGGAATTTGAGACTATTGAGGCTGCTGAGAAAGCT GTGGCTATGTTAAATAATGAACAAGACTGGAGAAATGGGATGCATGTTAAACTTCTCAAGCGAATG ggAAAGTATGGGCACAAAAAACAAGCTTGGAAAGGACCTACTTCTGAGAAGAATAGCTCAAGCCATGCATCTGAACAAATAGGGGATGAGGAAAATCATGGCTCAAGTGAGCATCATGAAGATACACACGAGGATGAG GATGGGGAGCATCTTTCGAAGGATAAAGGTGGGCAGAGGTATAAAAATCAAGGAAgatcaagaaaacataaatatcgCGCTGGAAATGGACTGG GCCATGGAAGTACACCATCAACTCACGCTGCCGAAGCATCCAAGCCTCCTCCTGGACCAAGAATGCCAGATGGAACAAGGGGCTTCGCAATTGGACGAGGTCGGCCTCCTGTCCCTGCTTCTAATTAG